A window of the Methanocella sp. genome harbors these coding sequences:
- a CDS encoding NUDIX hydrolase, which yields MATHYIVGCGAIARNSEGRFLMVRQMGGYWRGQWIFPGGKLELGETLEQCARREFLEETYCDITIKKLVGAYVSYDPDTEFEKQVVLIYFQGNSVCGEPRAGEGVTDVRWLSLEELESLEKSGQVPHIIIQIAKDTLKIK from the coding sequence ATGGCGACCCATTATATCGTAGGCTGCGGTGCCATCGCCCGTAATAGCGAGGGCCGGTTCCTGATGGTCCGGCAGATGGGCGGATACTGGCGCGGCCAATGGATATTTCCCGGCGGCAAGCTCGAGCTCGGCGAGACGCTGGAGCAGTGCGCCCGCCGCGAGTTCCTCGAGGAGACGTACTGCGATATAACGATAAAAAAGCTGGTCGGCGCCTACGTGTCCTATGACCCCGATACCGAGTTCGAGAAGCAGGTCGTCCTCATTTACTTCCAGGGCAACAGCGTATGCGGCGAGCCGCGGGCCGGAGAAGGCGTGACAGATGTACGATGGCTGAGCCTGGAAGAGCTCGAAAGCCTCGAAAAGAGCGGGCAGGTACCGCACATAATAATTCAGATTGCAAAAGATACTCTGAAAATAAAATAA
- a CDS encoding non-histone chromosomal MC1 family protein has translation MVAKEGREKRNFGLVSEKGEEVGTFTGAQPRDAALKVANRGVANIVLREKGTKKLHYFVGKRELVAVPKNAPAWIQAAAKDNKGKIYKANVEKIGTAQLKYVKLDRNEKSLFKIPKKDGKKKGKK, from the coding sequence ATGGTAGCTAAAGAAGGCAGGGAAAAGAGGAACTTTGGATTGGTAAGCGAGAAGGGCGAAGAGGTCGGCACCTTTACCGGCGCTCAGCCCAGGGATGCGGCTCTCAAGGTCGCGAACCGTGGCGTAGCCAACATCGTCCTCAGGGAGAAGGGCACTAAGAAGCTGCACTACTTCGTCGGTAAGAGAGAGCTCGTGGCTGTCCCGAAGAACGCTCCAGCCTGGATCCAGGCCGCGGCCAAGGACAACAAGGGCAAGATCTACAAGGCCAACGTCGAGAAGATCGGCACCGCCCAGCTTAAGTACGTGAAGCTGGACCGGAACGAGAAATCGCTTTTCAAGATCCCGAAGAAGGACGGCAAGAAGAAGGGCAAGAAGTAA
- a CDS encoding class I SAM-dependent methyltransferase gives MLLQKTLGLKEDAYLLESSFEGLDMNLKTRDYLDKLSMLPEGSIEAAQAIADKSGALLGVAFKNKFEGGDFWFVIPYPSSKASRNQTEKLVNALLGSGIVASARKKKVDAGMFKKALREYLSVSLSEEALCDCDKGREPKSFAFNKGRNRRLGKLMKSLAAKNGFELKEMSALEICCGNGMSTAAIKPLFKDILCIDNDKCAVCNGIYHGTLEPEDTMVVDATALTKYVGEKYDAVVGLMLGTIYEFNKNIWRMIFEEAVKALKDDGFLLFTVNKKEEMDFLSAAFEEIGIRGTVIDNRNEKDIYDGWAFFARRARGKFDD, from the coding sequence ATGCTCCTTCAAAAGACGCTGGGCCTGAAAGAGGACGCGTACCTGCTAGAAAGCAGCTTCGAAGGCCTCGATATGAACCTAAAAACGCGGGACTACCTCGATAAGCTGAGCATGCTGCCGGAAGGCTCGATCGAGGCGGCGCAGGCCATCGCGGATAAAAGCGGAGCGTTACTGGGTGTTGCCTTTAAGAATAAATTCGAAGGGGGCGATTTCTGGTTCGTCATACCATACCCGTCTTCGAAGGCGTCAAGGAATCAAACGGAAAAGCTCGTGAACGCCTTGCTTGGCAGCGGCATCGTGGCGTCGGCCCGGAAGAAAAAAGTCGATGCAGGCATGTTTAAAAAGGCGCTGCGGGAGTATCTCTCAGTTAGCCTGTCAGAAGAGGCGCTGTGTGACTGCGATAAAGGCAGGGAGCCGAAATCCTTTGCCTTTAACAAGGGCCGTAACCGGCGGCTGGGTAAGCTGATGAAAAGCCTGGCCGCGAAGAACGGCTTCGAGCTAAAGGAAATGAGCGCCCTGGAGATCTGCTGCGGCAACGGCATGTCCACGGCGGCAATAAAGCCGCTCTTTAAGGATATATTATGTATCGATAACGACAAGTGCGCCGTCTGTAACGGCATCTACCACGGCACCCTTGAGCCCGAAGACACGATGGTCGTGGACGCCACGGCCCTGACGAAGTACGTCGGCGAAAAATACGACGCCGTCGTCGGGCTCATGCTCGGCACCATCTACGAGTTCAACAAGAACATCTGGCGCATGATCTTCGAGGAAGCCGTTAAGGCCCTGAAGGATGACGGATTTTTACTCTTTACGGTGAATAAAAAGGAAGAGATGGACTTTTTATCGGCCGCTTTCGAGGAAATAGGCATACGCGGCACGGTCATCGACAACCGAAACGAAAAGGACATTTACGATGGCTGGGCTTTTTTTGCCAGAAGGGCCCGCGGGAAATTTGATGATTAA
- a CDS encoding metallophosphoesterase family protein has translation MIFIRIGAMADLHFGPDSMKTYSALFKSAGDDVDMIILCGDLTMRGLVEEVRGLVETMGNARVPIVSVLGNHDHESNNQEEIMDILEEAGVKVLERGMYITPDRSVGICGTKGFCGGFAPSKIAPFGERILKMFINETYKEANKVNRALKSMKADFKVVAYHYAPIRETCTGERCEIIPFLGSSILSDPVDTFKASLVLHGHSHNGKEKGSTLMGVPVRNVALPIHNRRYCVYDTESFIPYAASESK, from the coding sequence GTGATATTTATCAGAATAGGCGCGATGGCTGACCTCCATTTCGGCCCCGATTCAATGAAGACATACTCGGCATTATTCAAGTCGGCAGGCGACGACGTGGACATGATCATCCTGTGCGGCGACCTGACGATGCGGGGGCTCGTCGAGGAAGTCCGGGGCCTCGTCGAAACCATGGGCAACGCCCGCGTGCCTATCGTCAGCGTGCTCGGTAACCACGACCACGAGTCAAACAACCAGGAAGAGATCATGGATATCCTGGAGGAGGCCGGCGTTAAAGTGCTCGAAAGGGGCATGTACATAACGCCGGACCGCTCGGTCGGCATCTGCGGCACCAAGGGATTTTGCGGGGGCTTTGCCCCGTCGAAAATCGCCCCGTTCGGCGAGCGCATCCTGAAGATGTTCATCAACGAAACGTATAAAGAGGCAAATAAGGTGAACCGGGCCCTCAAAAGCATGAAGGCCGACTTTAAGGTCGTGGCATACCATTACGCTCCCATCCGCGAGACGTGCACCGGCGAGCGCTGTGAGATCATACCTTTCCTGGGCTCGTCCATATTATCAGACCCCGTCGATACATTCAAGGCCAGCCTCGTCTTACACGGGCATTCCCATAATGGGAAGGAAAAGGGCTCGACGTTGATGGGGGTGCCCGTGCGGAACGTGGCCCTGCCAATCCATAACCGTCGCTATTGTGTCTATGACACGGAGTCCTTTATCCCATACGCTGCATCAGAGTCGAAATAA
- a CDS encoding nucleotidyltransferase: MRNEFVIYKETIDAIEGAGVPYVVGGGIAVAAYGRTRTTKDIDLYVKPYDTVRALEALKRAGFEVNPMCDVKWLAKGYKNGVPVDFILENIGGIVVTDDTMKRGRYMYVSGCRMFIMSPEDLVFRKMLAMRSMRDDWYDCIAVLSNTYKMFDWEYFLWLAAGFTERALAFVLFVKTDWDHVIPVPAQVISTLMQRMG; encoded by the coding sequence ATGAGGAATGAATTTGTAATTTATAAGGAGACGATCGACGCAATAGAGGGGGCCGGCGTTCCCTACGTGGTGGGCGGAGGCATCGCCGTGGCAGCCTACGGGCGCACGCGGACGACCAAGGACATCGACCTATACGTGAAGCCGTATGACACAGTTCGAGCTCTCGAAGCTCTGAAGCGAGCGGGCTTCGAGGTCAATCCCATGTGCGACGTCAAGTGGCTCGCAAAGGGCTACAAGAATGGCGTGCCCGTCGACTTCATCCTGGAAAATATCGGGGGGATAGTTGTCACGGACGATACGATGAAGCGCGGGCGCTACATGTACGTATCCGGCTGCCGGATGTTCATCATGTCTCCCGAGGACCTGGTCTTCAGGAAAATGCTGGCCATGCGCAGCATGCGGGACGACTGGTACGACTGCATTGCTGTGCTTTCGAATACCTATAAGATGTTCGACTGGGAGTACTTTTTATGGCTCGCTGCGGGCTTTACAGAACGCGCGCTAGCGTTCGTATTGTTCGTGAAAACGGACTGGGACCACGTGATACCCGTGCCGGCGCAGGTTATTTCGACTCTGATGCAGCGTATGGGATAA
- a CDS encoding calcium-translocating P-type ATPase, SERCA-type, with protein sequence MHGIPWHALKLKDIYARLKTDKKGLKPEEAAKRLEKYGRNALKAGKKASVIVIFLSQFNNFLIYLLIAAATVSFLIGERLDAAIIALIVVLNAILGFAQEYKAEQSIESLRSLVVQEAFVVRGGHRLKVPASDLVPGDIIEVEAGENVPADCRLIYEASLKVDEAALTGESEPAKKSIEALPEDTALGDMDNMLFMGTSVLDGRGMAVVTATGMDTEIGRITSLVESGAEQSTPMQASIDRLGRLFGISAVAICSIILAAGLLEGQKLYDMFLIAVSLAVAAIPEGLPATITIVLALGVQRMAKKKAVVRRLSAIETLGSTSVICTDKTGTLTQNVIVVRKIATAGQEYEVTGSGYSPDGEFVSRGGTAEPASDRALKMLLTAGALCNNAIYERLEDQWNIVGDSTEVALLVAAAKAGYSKILMEDDCPRIFEVPFNTETRRMTTVNACKGKKYVFAKGAPEVVLTSSSSILIGGRVMPADAAGRDYFMKTNDDMAADGMRVLGLAYREIVSDPAKMSIGELEGDLTFLGLAGMMDPPRPEVKDSVEKCKSAGIDVVMITGDQRPTAVAIARQLGIFREGDGIISGTELSEASEEKLDSDIGRIKVYARTSPEQKLRIVAALRRRGHVVAMTGDGVNDAPALKQADIGVSMGITGTDVSRQASDIVLTDDNFATIVAAVEEGRKIYDNVKNVVKYLFASNMGEVLVVLLGIMLGLPLPLLAIQILWVNLVTDSLPALALSVDPVAPGVMKRPPRPRAEGLFTRLTLFDMALIGIATGVGTLGLFHLYLPRGLDMARTVAFTALVIFQMWNCLNCRSEDRSLFKVGIFSNPYILGAIAVSILLQSALLYVPFLEDVFKTSPLSAYDWLIIAGVSSSTLILVEARKFISSKLRERR encoded by the coding sequence ATGCATGGTATCCCATGGCATGCGCTCAAGCTCAAGGACATCTATGCCAGGCTGAAAACGGATAAAAAAGGCCTCAAGCCGGAGGAAGCGGCAAAGCGCCTGGAAAAGTACGGGCGGAACGCCCTGAAAGCCGGAAAAAAAGCCTCTGTCATCGTCATTTTTTTAAGCCAGTTCAATAATTTTTTGATCTATCTGCTCATCGCGGCCGCGACCGTCTCGTTCCTCATCGGCGAGAGGCTGGACGCCGCCATCATCGCCCTCATTGTCGTACTTAATGCAATCCTGGGGTTCGCCCAGGAATATAAGGCGGAGCAGTCCATCGAGTCGCTCAGGAGCCTCGTCGTCCAGGAGGCTTTCGTCGTGCGGGGCGGCCACCGCTTGAAGGTACCTGCTTCGGATCTCGTGCCCGGAGATATAATAGAGGTGGAGGCGGGCGAGAACGTGCCGGCGGACTGCCGTCTCATCTATGAGGCCAGCCTGAAGGTGGATGAGGCAGCACTGACTGGGGAATCGGAGCCTGCGAAAAAGAGCATAGAAGCCTTACCTGAGGATACGGCACTGGGTGACATGGATAACATGCTGTTCATGGGCACGAGCGTCCTCGACGGCCGTGGAATGGCTGTCGTTACGGCCACGGGCATGGACACCGAGATCGGCCGGATCACCAGCCTGGTGGAGTCAGGTGCCGAGCAGAGCACGCCCATGCAGGCCTCTATCGACCGGCTTGGAAGGCTTTTCGGCATCTCGGCCGTCGCCATCTGCAGCATCATACTTGCCGCAGGGCTGCTTGAAGGCCAGAAGCTATATGACATGTTCCTTATCGCTGTAAGCCTGGCCGTCGCGGCTATACCGGAAGGCCTTCCGGCGACCATCACTATCGTCCTGGCGCTCGGAGTGCAGCGTATGGCAAAGAAAAAGGCCGTGGTCCGCCGGCTGTCCGCCATAGAGACCCTGGGCTCCACCAGCGTTATCTGCACAGATAAGACGGGCACCCTGACCCAGAACGTCATCGTGGTCCGAAAGATAGCGACGGCAGGGCAGGAGTACGAAGTGACCGGCTCCGGGTATTCGCCTGACGGCGAATTTGTCAGCCGGGGAGGCACAGCAGAGCCCGCCTCAGACCGTGCATTGAAAATGCTACTGACGGCCGGTGCCCTGTGTAATAACGCTATCTACGAGCGGCTGGAGGACCAGTGGAACATCGTGGGTGATTCGACCGAGGTGGCGCTGCTGGTGGCGGCGGCGAAGGCCGGCTATAGTAAAATACTTATGGAGGACGACTGTCCCAGGATCTTCGAGGTCCCGTTCAACACGGAGACCCGTCGGATGACGACCGTGAACGCCTGTAAAGGCAAAAAGTACGTCTTCGCTAAAGGAGCGCCTGAAGTCGTACTCACATCTAGCAGCAGCATCCTCATCGGCGGCCGTGTCATGCCTGCAGACGCCGCCGGCCGTGACTATTTCATGAAGACTAACGATGATATGGCAGCCGACGGCATGCGGGTCCTCGGGCTTGCCTACAGGGAGATCGTATCAGACCCTGCTAAGATGAGCATCGGTGAACTTGAAGGAGACCTGACATTCCTGGGCCTGGCCGGCATGATGGATCCCCCGAGGCCGGAAGTGAAAGACTCAGTCGAGAAGTGCAAGTCCGCCGGTATAGACGTGGTCATGATCACGGGCGACCAGAGGCCGACCGCCGTCGCTATCGCCAGACAGCTCGGGATCTTCAGGGAGGGGGACGGTATCATTTCGGGCACCGAGCTGAGCGAGGCGAGCGAAGAAAAGCTTGACTCGGATATCGGGCGGATCAAGGTATATGCGCGGACGTCGCCGGAGCAGAAGCTGAGGATCGTCGCCGCCCTCAGGCGGCGCGGCCATGTCGTGGCCATGACAGGCGACGGCGTCAACGACGCCCCGGCGCTCAAGCAGGCCGATATCGGCGTCTCGATGGGCATCACGGGCACGGACGTCTCCAGGCAGGCGTCGGACATAGTGCTCACAGACGATAACTTTGCCACTATCGTGGCGGCTGTCGAGGAAGGGCGGAAGATCTACGATAACGTGAAGAACGTCGTCAAGTACCTCTTCGCCAGCAACATGGGAGAGGTGCTCGTCGTGCTCCTTGGTATCATGCTCGGCCTGCCTCTTCCACTCCTGGCCATCCAGATCCTCTGGGTAAACCTGGTCACGGACAGCCTGCCCGCGCTCGCCCTGAGCGTCGACCCCGTAGCCCCCGGCGTCATGAAAAGGCCGCCCAGGCCGAGGGCAGAGGGCTTATTCACCAGGCTGACGCTCTTCGATATGGCGCTGATCGGCATAGCGACCGGCGTCGGTACGCTCGGACTGTTCCATTTATACCTGCCCAGGGGCCTGGACATGGCCCGCACCGTGGCATTCACGGCTCTGGTAATATTCCAGATGTGGAATTGCCTGAACTGCCGCTCCGAGGACCGCTCGCTATTCAAGGTGGGCATATTCAGCAACCCATATATTCTGGGGGCTATCGCCGTCTCTATACTGCTGCAGTCTGCCCTGCTTTACGTGCCGTTCCTCGAAGACGTCTTCAAGACCTCTCCGCTGTCGGCATATGACTGGCTGATCATCGCCGGCGTCTCGTCTTCCACCCTGATCCTGGTCGAGGCCCGCAAATTTATATCGTCGAAACTCCGCGAGCGTCGGTAA